A genomic segment from Leptospira yasudae encodes:
- a CDS encoding patatin-like phospholipase family protein: MKIPEAKGSKRALLVEGGGMKGAFAGGALHSLHTLVSPKHFDLVVAVSSGACSAAYYVTMPKPEPEKSLKTLAIWYFELAGRKLISPFHPFRGKTFLDQEYLVDDLFGSKYPLPAENFEKFGLPEFRVAVSNLQTRTIEYVRATSSNIFDLLKAATSLPIATRGKHRVDGRLYSDAAVLNPLPLEDLIEAGYKDITVVLNSPVERVSPPFSMLTSLLSFPKDWRMAKLMNRWHHHHFNLAREVAQKPPKGVRIHTISPDDPLPVTLVTTNGSKLKKTVDLGIDKGEEIGRLLLKLFTQSKNGKKTSESNGAGSVKKRNVVTVSGAGKTAKKQVRLTNPKKKTATKRKKSK; this comes from the coding sequence ATGAAAATCCCAGAAGCTAAAGGAAGCAAACGCGCCCTTCTCGTGGAGGGCGGCGGCATGAAGGGAGCTTTTGCCGGAGGAGCATTACATTCTTTGCATACTCTGGTTTCTCCCAAACATTTCGATCTCGTGGTCGCGGTTTCCTCCGGGGCTTGTTCCGCGGCGTATTACGTGACCATGCCCAAACCGGAACCGGAAAAAAGTCTAAAGACTCTCGCGATCTGGTATTTCGAACTTGCCGGAAGAAAGTTGATTTCACCGTTTCATCCGTTCCGCGGAAAGACGTTTCTCGATCAGGAATATCTCGTCGACGATCTGTTCGGATCGAAGTATCCTCTTCCAGCGGAGAATTTCGAAAAGTTCGGTCTTCCCGAATTTCGAGTCGCGGTCAGCAATCTTCAAACAAGAACCATAGAATACGTGCGAGCGACCTCTTCGAATATATTCGATCTTTTGAAAGCGGCCACCTCTCTTCCGATCGCGACTCGCGGAAAACACAGAGTCGACGGACGTTTGTATTCCGATGCGGCGGTTCTCAACCCTCTTCCTTTGGAGGATCTGATCGAAGCGGGATACAAAGATATTACGGTTGTCTTAAATTCTCCCGTGGAAAGGGTTTCCCCGCCGTTCAGTATGCTCACGAGTCTTCTTTCCTTTCCTAAGGACTGGAGAATGGCGAAGTTGATGAATCGCTGGCATCATCATCATTTTAATCTCGCACGGGAAGTCGCGCAGAAACCTCCCAAAGGAGTGCGCATTCATACGATTTCGCCGGACGATCCTTTGCCCGTAACCCTCGTGACGACGAACGGCTCGAAACTCAAAAAGACTGTGGATCTGGGAATCGATAAGGGAGAAGAGATCGGCAGACTTCTGTTGAAACTTTTCACCCAAAGTAAGAACGGCAAAAAAACGAGCGAATCGAACGGAGCCGGTTCCGTAAAAAAAAGGAATGTAGTAACGGTTTCCGGCGCAGGCAAAACCGCCAAAAAACAAGTTCGCTTAACAAATCCAAAAAAGAAAACGGCGACTAAAAGAAAAAAATCCAAATAG
- a CDS encoding hybrid sensor histidine kinase/response regulator — protein MQDCLEKNCDETANESVRNESSTAELKEALERFRILAETIDEVFWMKEAASNRLIYVSSAYERIWKRSLKSLYENPDSWLEAVHPEDLQILTKILDRKRDQTDFNERFRILHTDGSIKWIRIQSFRVFDANGKLDRIVGVARDVTQQHELERQLAHSQRMESIGSLAGGVAHDFNNILTVIMGFASLIEQNPNDIQKLRQSVQIIQNTAERGASLVKQLLTLARKTESHFKSIIFNNLILEAVNIARSTFPKSIRIHTDLQNEPIKIRADYTQIHQIFVNLILNAKDAMPTGGDLSIRLRETDSPPGPIRTKHSKNRKYAILEVSDTGIGMDETTKQKIFDPFFTTKGLGKGTGLGLSLVYGIVENHSGEIRVDSIPGKGSTFGVYLPIEDVTSFAPAPPKEFEKQNVRSRKTILLVEDEQMIREPLTNYLTKIGYEVLAAEDGEVALDLFAKHKNRIQTVICDLNLPKRNGLDVLKRIRSEDPSIPLILASGYMDPQCKEAIETLGLDRAIQKPYDFKTMSRILGELNVDRKE, from the coding sequence ATGCAGGATTGTTTGGAAAAAAATTGCGACGAGACGGCAAACGAATCGGTCCGGAACGAATCCTCGACCGCCGAACTCAAAGAAGCCTTGGAGCGATTTCGCATTCTTGCCGAAACGATCGACGAGGTTTTTTGGATGAAGGAAGCGGCAAGCAATCGCCTTATCTACGTCAGCTCCGCCTATGAAAGAATCTGGAAGCGTTCGTTGAAAAGTCTGTACGAAAATCCGGATTCGTGGTTGGAAGCGGTTCACCCGGAGGATTTGCAGATTTTAACGAAGATCTTAGATCGGAAACGTGATCAAACGGATTTTAACGAACGGTTTCGCATTCTTCATACGGACGGTTCGATCAAGTGGATTCGAATCCAATCCTTCCGGGTTTTCGACGCAAACGGAAAACTGGATCGGATCGTGGGAGTCGCCCGCGACGTGACGCAGCAACACGAATTGGAAAGACAGCTCGCCCATTCGCAAAGAATGGAATCCATCGGTTCCCTTGCGGGCGGTGTCGCACACGACTTCAATAACATTCTCACGGTGATTATGGGCTTTGCCTCCCTCATCGAACAAAATCCGAACGACATACAAAAGCTGCGCCAATCGGTTCAGATCATCCAGAACACGGCGGAACGGGGAGCGAGTCTTGTAAAACAGCTTCTCACCCTCGCAAGAAAGACGGAATCACATTTTAAATCCATAATATTCAATAATTTGATTTTGGAAGCGGTCAACATCGCCCGCTCCACGTTCCCGAAATCGATTCGGATTCATACCGATCTGCAGAACGAACCCATCAAAATCCGAGCGGACTATACGCAGATCCATCAGATTTTCGTAAACCTGATTCTCAACGCAAAGGACGCGATGCCGACCGGTGGAGATCTTTCCATTCGCCTTCGGGAGACGGATTCGCCTCCCGGTCCGATCCGGACCAAACATTCAAAAAATCGCAAATACGCAATCTTAGAAGTTTCGGATACGGGAATCGGAATGGATGAAACGACGAAACAGAAAATTTTCGATCCGTTCTTTACGACCAAAGGATTGGGAAAAGGAACGGGACTCGGACTTTCTCTCGTCTATGGAATCGTGGAAAACCACTCGGGCGAAATCCGGGTCGACAGCATTCCGGGAAAAGGCTCCACATTCGGCGTATATCTTCCGATCGAAGACGTTACGTCGTTCGCTCCCGCTCCTCCGAAAGAGTTCGAAAAGCAGAACGTTCGTTCGCGTAAAACGATCCTGCTCGTGGAGGACGAACAGATGATTCGGGAACCGCTTACGAATTATCTTACCAAGATCGGCTACGAAGTACTCGCCGCCGAAGACGGAGAAGTCGCCTTGGATCTATTCGCAAAACATAAGAATCGAATCCAAACGGTGATCTGCGATCTAAACCTTCCCAAACGAAACGGATTGGACGTATTGAAACGGATCCGATCGGAAGATCCTTCGATTCCTCTTATATTAGCGAGCGGTTATATGGACCCGCAGTGCAAGGAAGCGATCGAAACGTTGGGTTTGGATCGGGCCATTCAAAAACCCTACGATTTCAAAACGATGAGCCGCATTCTAGGCGAGCTGAACGTGGATCGAAAAGAATAA
- a CDS encoding lysophospholipid acyltransferase family protein, whose protein sequence is MNSKRKRTQKETKQPKRKYDAPDAEPGVHPGSSHRVRKLLRWFGNIYGSLKYKTELIGIENVPKEGTVLVLVKHQRNDDIPVGLAKGLYKARWDIWAIMKDSMADPKFFDFFLKCGGIPLNRLEPRKSKRDLLFAKKVLYNGNMLVIFPEQTTVPYKMGKGRPGAFRFIVGKPEAPLPVLCLGLDYRPTGFFRRTKLTIRIGELKYLNPNQDPEEFLHERMHEIATLTNMTYPFEFKKAKLESFEEPDTQAVESTV, encoded by the coding sequence ATGAATTCGAAAAGAAAACGCACTCAAAAAGAAACGAAACAACCCAAACGAAAATACGACGCACCCGACGCGGAACCGGGAGTTCATCCGGGAAGCTCTCACAGAGTTCGGAAACTTCTCCGTTGGTTCGGAAACATCTACGGAAGTCTTAAGTATAAGACCGAGCTGATCGGGATCGAAAACGTTCCCAAAGAAGGAACCGTTCTCGTACTCGTAAAACACCAGCGCAACGACGACATTCCCGTGGGACTCGCCAAAGGACTTTACAAAGCGCGCTGGGACATCTGGGCGATCATGAAAGACTCGATGGCCGATCCTAAATTTTTCGACTTCTTTTTAAAATGCGGGGGAATTCCTCTCAACAGACTAGAACCGCGCAAAAGCAAACGCGATCTTCTTTTTGCGAAGAAGGTTTTGTACAACGGAAACATGCTCGTGATTTTTCCGGAACAAACAACCGTTCCTTATAAGATGGGAAAGGGAAGACCCGGAGCGTTCCGTTTTATCGTGGGAAAACCGGAAGCGCCTCTCCCGGTTTTGTGTTTAGGACTGGACTACAGACCTACGGGATTTTTTCGTAGAACAAAACTAACGATTCGAATCGGAGAATTGAAGTATCTGAATCCGAATCAGGATCCGGAAGAATTTCTACACGAACGTATGCACGAAATCGCCACTCTCACGAACATGACTTATCCATTCGAATTCAAAAAAGCTAAATTAGAAAGTTTTGAAGAACCGGACACACAGGCGGTCGAATCCACCGTATGA
- a CDS encoding Crp/Fnr family transcriptional regulator: MSTELPLIENLKKRIPGLEKNWSRYKNMLRERKVPARTILIHKGENTKSIFLVRKGCLRIWFDDKGKDITIAFFFENRAIGSLHSYRGTTATSQFLLESIEPTDLYEISGEDAATLYHENEELRDYLLEYTLERFDTYMGLFLSRIRESPEERYLNLIREQPDIISRIPQHYIASYLGVTPVSLSRIRNRVWKEQKGK; the protein is encoded by the coding sequence ATGTCGACCGAACTTCCCTTGATCGAAAACCTGAAAAAAAGAATTCCGGGCCTGGAAAAGAATTGGTCCAGATACAAAAACATGCTTCGGGAAAGAAAGGTTCCCGCAAGAACGATTCTCATCCACAAAGGGGAGAATACGAAGTCGATCTTTTTGGTTCGCAAGGGTTGTCTGAGAATCTGGTTCGACGATAAGGGAAAGGACATCACCATTGCCTTCTTTTTCGAGAACCGAGCCATCGGTTCCCTTCACAGTTATCGCGGCACGACCGCTACAAGCCAATTCCTCTTGGAAAGTATAGAACCCACGGATCTCTACGAGATCAGCGGAGAGGACGCGGCGACTCTTTACCATGAGAACGAAGAACTCAGGGATTATCTTCTGGAATATACGCTGGAACGTTTCGATACGTATATGGGATTGTTTTTATCCAGGATCCGGGAAAGTCCGGAAGAAAGATATTTGAATCTGATCCGGGAACAGCCCGACATCATCAGCCGCATCCCGCAGCATTATATCGCGTCCTATCTGGGTGTGACTCCCGTTTCCTTGAGCAGAATCCGCAATCGGGTTTGGAAGGAACAAAAAGGGAAGTAG
- a CDS encoding AraC family transcriptional regulator, which yields MSPRKNKPPMLALSDVVEDRDRFFYVGRLEDLPPNFQEYDSAHRHSYFALFFFEKGEGIHTIDFHEFTIEPNSLFFLKPGQVHSWKFSKPVKGYALKISPEFYSERGENLSSIREFPFFSFAPGLSKIKIEDVSRLNSDFRRLLEEAVSDKDQKMLFALTQVALCQAKKEYVREFDAGTDSGKSAAVVSFQSLLEENFLKERNTTFYSRKIGIAPNTLNRICHETLGKSVKAVIHDRILLEIKRLLLHSNLNITQISYELGFEDNAYFSRYFKAKSGISPEKFRESRTKNTTK from the coding sequence ATGTCTCCTAGAAAAAACAAACCGCCGATGCTCGCTCTTTCCGACGTTGTCGAAGACAGGGATCGTTTTTTCTACGTAGGGCGTTTGGAGGATCTTCCGCCTAACTTTCAAGAATACGATAGCGCGCATCGTCATTCATACTTTGCGCTTTTTTTCTTTGAGAAAGGAGAAGGGATTCATACGATCGATTTTCATGAATTTACGATCGAGCCAAACTCATTGTTCTTTTTAAAACCGGGTCAGGTTCACTCTTGGAAATTTTCAAAACCGGTGAAGGGCTACGCGCTGAAAATCTCTCCCGAGTTTTATTCGGAACGGGGTGAGAATCTTTCTTCCATACGCGAATTTCCTTTTTTCTCCTTTGCGCCCGGTTTGTCCAAAATCAAAATCGAGGACGTTTCAAGATTGAACTCCGACTTTCGAAGACTTTTGGAAGAGGCCGTATCGGACAAAGATCAAAAAATGCTCTTCGCATTAACACAAGTTGCGCTTTGTCAGGCGAAAAAAGAATACGTCCGTGAATTCGACGCCGGTACGGATTCGGGAAAATCCGCAGCAGTGGTTTCGTTTCAAAGTCTATTGGAAGAGAATTTTCTGAAGGAACGCAATACTACCTTCTATTCGAGAAAGATCGGAATCGCTCCGAACACTCTCAACCGCATCTGTCACGAAACGCTCGGGAAGTCGGTCAAAGCCGTGATCCACGATAGAATTCTTCTCGAAATCAAACGGCTTCTGTTACATTCGAATTTGAATATTACGCAAATATCATACGAACTCGGGTTCGAGGATAACGCGTATTTCAGCCGGTATTTTAAAGCGAAGTCCGGGATTTCACCGGAAAAGTTTCGGGAATCACGGACGAAAAACACAACAAAATAG
- a CDS encoding DoxX family protein codes for MVDKFFQTEASWILTCLRITLGVVMLPHGLQKLFGWFGGFGFGATMNFFSSQGIPSLVAFLVIVAESFGALGLILGFCTKLSAFGIALTMIGAAFFVREHGFFMNWFGSQGGEGFEYHILAIGIAVALLFEGGGAFSIDALIAEKFE; via the coding sequence ATGGTCGATAAATTCTTTCAGACGGAAGCGAGTTGGATTCTTACCTGTTTAAGAATCACGTTAGGCGTCGTTATGCTTCCGCACGGATTGCAGAAACTTTTCGGATGGTTCGGAGGTTTCGGTTTCGGAGCAACGATGAACTTCTTCTCTTCTCAAGGAATCCCTTCCTTGGTCGCGTTTCTTGTGATCGTCGCCGAATCCTTCGGTGCGCTCGGTTTGATTCTCGGATTTTGCACGAAACTTTCCGCGTTCGGAATCGCGCTGACGATGATCGGAGCCGCGTTCTTTGTCAGGGAACACGGATTCTTTATGAACTGGTTCGGCAGTCAAGGCGGAGAAGGTTTTGAATATCACATTCTTGCGATCGGAATCGCGGTAGCGTTGTTGTTCGAAGGAGGTGGAGCGTTTTCGATAGACGCTTTGATCGCGGAGAAGTTCGAATAG
- a CDS encoding AraC family transcriptional regulator, whose amino-acid sequence MPKEEVIRGILYFASALACLVALQKLLPEQKRRENRLLALLFTSLGIILFTASNVIGLVDQTFPHSIFLLLTSFSTIGPLTLLYTHALLYPNQDLDKDIRIHFVLPSIFFVLEVLFFARPSFEIIADLKEFREIRYKHFLAVSFLITAATTTGYFLARYRMLITVFEIPDIRTQIRFIFVLATITVVAMYCLVFGFMGGMDVLFSIGALLVALIVILLFLAPARYPDFFAPLTREVRKRKYEKSLLIGVDLSLLELRIEELMRDKKLYRDPELTLTALSDDLGIKPYQLTEFLNDRLQTGFYAYINRYRIAEAVALLNENPEQDILSICYFVGFNSKSSFNDSFRKITGKTPSQTRRKAAV is encoded by the coding sequence ATGCCGAAAGAAGAAGTCATCCGTGGAATTCTTTATTTCGCCAGCGCACTTGCCTGTTTGGTCGCCCTTCAAAAATTACTGCCCGAACAAAAACGCAGGGAAAACCGTCTTCTCGCGCTCTTATTTACCTCTCTGGGAATCATTTTGTTCACGGCTTCCAACGTGATCGGACTCGTAGATCAAACGTTCCCGCATTCGATCTTTCTGTTATTGACTTCGTTTTCTACGATCGGCCCTCTTACCCTTCTCTATACGCACGCGTTGTTGTATCCGAACCAGGATCTCGACAAAGACATACGAATTCACTTCGTTCTCCCTTCGATTTTTTTCGTATTGGAAGTTCTGTTCTTTGCGCGCCCTTCCTTCGAAATCATAGCGGATCTCAAAGAATTTCGGGAAATCCGATACAAACATTTCCTTGCGGTTTCGTTTCTCATAACGGCCGCCACGACCACGGGATATTTTCTCGCGAGATACAGAATGCTGATAACCGTATTCGAAATTCCTGATATACGTACGCAGATCCGATTCATCTTCGTTTTAGCGACGATCACGGTCGTCGCGATGTATTGTCTCGTATTCGGATTTATGGGAGGAATGGACGTTTTGTTTTCGATCGGGGCCTTACTCGTAGCTCTTATCGTGATTCTGCTCTTTCTCGCTCCCGCCCGTTATCCCGACTTTTTCGCCCCTTTGACGCGGGAAGTTCGGAAAAGAAAATACGAAAAATCCCTTCTTATCGGTGTGGATCTATCCCTTTTGGAACTGAGGATCGAAGAATTGATGCGGGATAAAAAACTCTATCGAGATCCGGAACTCACGTTAACCGCCCTTTCGGACGATCTCGGAATCAAGCCCTATCAACTCACCGAATTTCTAAACGATCGTTTGCAGACGGGCTTTTACGCTTATATCAACCGTTATCGAATTGCGGAGGCGGTCGCCCTCTTAAACGAAAATCCGGAACAGGATATTCTTTCCATCTGTTACTTTGTGGGATTCAACTCCAAGTCCTCGTTCAACGATTCCTTTCGAAAGATCACCGGAAAAACTCCGAGTCAAACCAGAAGAAAAGCGGCGGTATAA
- a CDS encoding methyl-accepting chemotaxis protein has translation MGKNSLKFTLIVWSLGILVALTFLTSGTAYFFGSQKVTEHYQDQMKTVVKIVAYDFDNSLRSHANLAETIAHDPRTIESIRTRGPAASRFYAEILKRYGSYENVFVYPSNETESSPVVAEALEGKTIGYGSTPEQKQDLQNFLQASSKETVAMSKAKKSPITGSTVAVLSTAVRDQGRIIGVVCIALSLDTISDQLVSNAKLGKEGYVAVVEQEGNVIAHKNKSLILNLDIAKQSFGKELMALRNGQIFRFFFAGQNRFATVQRLDHWKLNVAAIQPINEISDSLNELILGILVVSVLIAFVSGSFLYRLVSKRLRPLESASRVLKEMSDGNLTNQLNAAYHDEIGGMSKDMNSFIETLSGSIRNVQKIATDLSDSSNQLSSSSQSFAGVAQATAASSEQMSATTEEMAAGMEQITDRITRQFQNIKLFHSKIKELSSGARRIGSEIQNTVQRNATINDDAKQGEESLASMRLRLNEVLKSSEQMTGIITLVNEISDQTRLLALNAAIEAARAGQAGKGFAVVADEISKLSDKTTSSIQSISQILGKNKEELDQGAQALQVSADTIQKIIRNVEAASEGMRELLAITEAQELLNEDVDRQSDTIGAEAESVKIAIEEQKRAVREIAEAVSQWNEQAMGTATSSEDVSSTSVQLSANAERLKRIAEQFKIR, from the coding sequence ATGGGAAAGAATAGTCTGAAGTTCACTTTGATCGTTTGGAGTTTGGGAATCCTTGTCGCATTAACGTTTTTGACTTCCGGAACCGCGTATTTTTTCGGGAGCCAAAAAGTGACCGAACATTATCAGGATCAGATGAAAACGGTCGTAAAGATCGTTGCTTACGATTTCGACAATTCCTTGCGATCCCATGCGAACCTCGCCGAGACGATCGCCCACGATCCGAGAACGATCGAATCGATCCGCACTCGTGGACCGGCTGCGAGTCGTTTTTACGCGGAGATTTTAAAACGATACGGATCGTATGAAAACGTGTTCGTATATCCCTCGAACGAGACGGAAAGTTCTCCCGTCGTAGCGGAAGCTCTGGAAGGGAAAACGATCGGTTACGGAAGCACCCCCGAACAAAAACAGGATCTTCAGAATTTTTTACAAGCGTCCTCGAAAGAAACCGTAGCGATGAGCAAGGCGAAGAAGTCGCCGATCACGGGAAGTACGGTCGCCGTTTTGTCCACTGCGGTCAGGGATCAAGGTAGAATCATAGGCGTAGTTTGTATCGCGTTGTCTCTCGATACGATTTCGGATCAACTCGTATCCAACGCGAAGCTCGGTAAGGAAGGTTACGTCGCCGTAGTGGAGCAGGAAGGGAACGTCATCGCTCACAAAAACAAATCCCTGATTTTGAATCTGGACATCGCGAAACAAAGTTTCGGAAAAGAATTGATGGCGCTCCGGAACGGACAGATCTTTCGTTTTTTCTTTGCGGGTCAGAATCGTTTTGCCACCGTTCAACGATTGGATCATTGGAAGTTGAACGTCGCCGCCATTCAACCGATCAACGAAATCTCGGATTCCTTAAACGAACTCATCTTGGGAATTCTTGTCGTTTCCGTTTTGATCGCGTTCGTTTCCGGTAGTTTTCTCTATCGCTTGGTGAGCAAACGTCTGAGACCTCTCGAATCCGCCAGCCGCGTTCTCAAGGAAATGTCGGACGGAAATCTTACGAATCAATTGAACGCCGCCTATCACGATGAGATCGGCGGAATGAGCAAGGATATGAATTCTTTTATAGAAACTCTTTCCGGTTCCATTCGAAACGTGCAGAAGATCGCCACGGATCTTTCGGATTCCTCCAATCAACTCAGCTCTTCTTCGCAATCCTTTGCGGGAGTCGCGCAGGCTACGGCCGCTTCTTCCGAACAAATGTCCGCGACCACCGAGGAAATGGCCGCCGGTATGGAACAGATTACGGATCGGATCACAAGACAATTTCAGAATATTAAATTATTCCATTCTAAGATTAAGGAACTTTCGAGCGGTGCGAGGAGAATCGGCTCGGAGATTCAGAACACGGTTCAAAGAAACGCTACGATCAACGACGACGCGAAACAAGGGGAAGAATCCCTCGCTTCCATGCGGCTTCGATTGAACGAGGTTCTGAAATCCTCCGAACAAATGACGGGAATCATTACGCTCGTTAACGAGATCTCCGATCAAACCCGTCTTCTCGCTTTGAACGCCGCAATCGAAGCGGCTCGCGCCGGTCAGGCCGGAAAAGGTTTTGCAGTCGTCGCGGACGAGATTTCGAAACTTTCGGATAAGACGACTTCTTCCATTCAATCGATCTCCCAAATCTTAGGTAAGAATAAGGAAGAATTGGATCAAGGCGCTCAGGCTCTTCAGGTTTCGGCGGATACGATTCAGAAAATCATCCGGAACGTCGAGGCAGCTTCGGAAGGAATGCGGGAGCTTTTGGCGATCACAGAAGCGCAGGAATTGTTAAACGAAGACGTGGATCGTCAATCCGATACGATCGGAGCGGAAGCGGAATCCGTTAAAATCGCGATCGAAGAACAAAAACGGGCGGTGCGAGAAATCGCGGAAGCCGTTTCCCAATGGAACGAACAGGCGATGGGAACGGCGACGAGTTCGGAGGACGTTTCTTCGACTTCCGTTCAATTGTCCGCAAACGCGGAAAGACTAAAACGGATCGCGGAACAATTTAAGATCCGTTAA